The Miscanthus floridulus cultivar M001 chromosome 17, ASM1932011v1, whole genome shotgun sequence genome has a window encoding:
- the LOC136515575 gene encoding LOW QUALITY PROTEIN: pentatricopeptide repeat-containing protein At3g49170, chloroplastic-like (The sequence of the model RefSeq protein was modified relative to this genomic sequence to represent the inferred CDS: inserted 1 base in 1 codon): MGYASRGGLARKKEPCGTRFCSANPARHGEDILKMLRDLIGYVQSRNHFRLGRALHARLLRTGSLLESDAVVANSLLTLYSKCGAVAAARSVFDGMPVGLRDLVSWTAMASCLSRNGAEAEALRLFGETLEEGLLPNAFTLCAAAQACFVTELFRSAGGAVLGLVFELGFWGTDVSVGCALIDMFAKNGDLVAARRVFDGLFERTVVVWTLLITRYAQSGYSDEASELFPDMLENGFQPDQYTMSSMLSACAELGSFRLGQQLHSLALRLGLESDSCVSCGLVDMYAKSHNGQSLHNARKVFNRMPKHNVMSWTALLSGYVHRGSQDNQVMVLFCEMLNEGIRPNHITYSSMLKACANLGDQDSGRQIHTHCVKSSLADXNVVGNALVSMYAESGSMEEARHAFDQLYEKNMVPFSCNLDGVGRSNTYQDYQIERMELGNNTFTFASLISAAASVGLLTRGQQLHALSLKAGFVSDRAIGNSLVSMYSRCGYLVDACQAFDEMNDHNVISWTSMISGLAKHGYAARALELFHDMIAAGVKPNDVTYIAVLSACSHAGLVKEGKERFTMMQKDHGLIPRMEHYACMVDLLGRSGLVEEALDFINEMPCQADALAWKTLLGACKTHNNMDIGAIAANHVIQLEPLDPAPYVLLSNLYADAGLWDQVARVRSLMRDKNLMKEKGLSWMHVENTIHEFRAGDTNHPQAEIYTKLDTLIREIKVMGYVPDTSIVLHDMSDELKELCLLQHSEKIAVAFGLISCTSATKPIRIFKNLRVCADCHSALKYVSKATGREIILRDSNRFHRMKDGECSCREYW; the protein is encoded by the exons atgggctatgcctccaggggcggcctagcccgcaagaaggagccttgcgggacACGGTTCTGCTCGGCGAaccccgcaaggcacggagaggatatcctgaagatgttacgagatctgataggatac GTCCAATCTCGAAACCACttccgcctgggccgcgctctcCACGCCCGCCTCCTCCGCACCGGGTCACTCCTCGAGTCCGACGCCGTCGTCGCCAACTCGCTCCTCACGCTCTACTCCAAGTGCGGCGCCGTGGCCGCCGCGCGCAGCGTGTTCGACGGAATGCCCGTCGGCCTGCGGGACCTCGTCTCCTGGACGGCCATGGCGTCCTGCCTCTCGCGAAAcggcgcggaggcggaggcgctcCGCCTGTTCGGCGAGACGCTCGAGGAGGGTCTCCTGCCGAACGCGTTCACGCTGTGCGCCGCGGCCCAGGCCTGCTTCGTCACCGAGCTCTTCCGCTCGGCTGGTGGCGCGGTTCTTGGTTTGGTGTTCGAGTTGGGTTTCTGGGGCACTGACGTCTCGGTGGGTTGCGCTCTGATTGACATGTTCGCGAAGAATGGGGATTTGGTGGCGGCGCGCAGGGTGTTTGATGGATTGTTCGAGAGGACGGTTGTCGTCTGGACATTGCTGATTACACGGTATGCGCAAAGTGGCTATTCTGACGAGGCTTCAGAATTGTTTCCTGACATGTTGGAGAATGGATTTCAGCCGGATCAGTACACCATGAGCAGTATGTTATCGGCTTGTGCAGAGTTGGGATCATTCAGGTTGGGGCAGCAACTGCACTCTCTAGCGCTCAGGCTTGGACTGGAATCAGACAGTTGCGTGAGCTGTGGACTTGTGGACATGTATGCAAAGTCTCACAATGGACAGTCCTTGCACAATGCGAGGAAAGTCTTCAATCGGATGCCAAAGCATAATGTGATGTCATGGACAGCACTTTTGTCAGGGTATGTGCATCGTGGATCGCAGGACAACCAGGTGATGGTACTGTTTTGCGAGATGTTAAATGAAGGCATCAGACCAAACCATATCACATATTCTAGTATGCTTAAGGCGTGTGCTAACCTTGGTGATCAAGATTCAGGCAGGCAAATTCATACCCACTGCGTCAAATCCAGCCTAGCTG TTAACGTTGTTGGGAATGCTCTAGTAAGCATGTATGCTGAATCTGGTTCCATGGAGGAAGCTAGACATGCGTTTGACCAGCTGTATGAAAAGAACATGGTACCCTTCAGCTGCAATTTAGACGGAGTTGGGAGGAGCAACACTTATCAAGATTATCAGATTGAAAGAATGGAGTTAGGAAACAACACTTTCACATTTGCTAGTCTGATCAGTGCCGCCGCTAGTGTAGGGTTACTAACCAGAGGTCAACAGCTGCATGCCCTCTCACTGAAGGCTGGATTTGTGTCAGATAGAGCCATAGGCAACTCTCTTGTGTCTATGTATTCTAGATGTGGATACCTAGTAGATGCTTGCCAAGCCTTTGATGAAATGAATGACCATAATGTGATCTCATGGACTTCAATGATTAGTGGTTTGGCGAAACATGGGTATGCAGCGAGAGCTCTGGAATTGTTTCATGATATGATCGCAGCTGGGGTGAAACCAAATGATGTCACATACATTGCTGTTTTATCTGCATGTAGTCATGCCGGTCTAGTTAAAGAAGGGAAGGAACGCTTTACAATGATGCAGAAGGATCATGGACTCATACCAAGGATGGAACATTATGCTTGCATGGTTGATCTGCTTGGGCGATCAGGCCTTGTTGAAGAAGCACTAGATTTCATCAACGAAATGCCTTGTCAAGCAGACGCATTGGCCTGGAAGACACTCCTTGGTGCCTGTAAGACCCACAACAACATGGATATCGGTGCGATTGCTGCTAACCACGTCATACAGCTCGAACCACTAGATCCAGCCCCCTATGTCTTGCTCTCCAACTTGTATGCAGATGCTGGTTTGTGGGATCAAGTAGCTAGGGTAAGGAGTCTAATGAGGGATAAAAATCTGATGAAAGAAAAAGGGTTGAGCTGGATGCATGTTGAGAACACCATTCACGAGTTTCGAGCTGGTGATACCAACCATCCACAAGCAGAGATCTATACGAAGTTGGATACACTGATAAGAGAAATCAAAGTCATGGGCTATGTACCAGACACCAGCATAGTGCTCCATGACATGTCGGATGAGCTTAAGGAGCTGTGTCTGCTTCAGCACAGCGAGAAGATTGCTGTTGCATTCGGTTTGATCAGTTGTACATCAGCAACAAAGCCAATAAGGATCTTTAAGAACCTCCGTGTATGCGCTGATTGTCATTCAGCACTCAAGTATGTCTCTAAGGCTACTGGTAGGGAGATAATATTGAGAGATAGCAACAGATTCCACAGGATGAAGGATGGGGAATGCTCATGCAGAGAATACTGGTAA
- the LOC136516305 gene encoding putative receptor-like protein kinase At3g47110 has product MAAAASGSATGGGARLVDRCIDAAARGPATVEAWRRQRRSLERLPAPLADALFRRLAARRLLFPSLLEVFGRSVEEVDLSGFLSVDSEWLAYLGSFRYLRVLKLADCKNVDNDAVWSLSGMNTLKELDLSRCKKISDAGIKHIVTIESLEKLHLSETELTDNGVMLISSLTNLSFLDLGGILMTDKSLESLQELTRLEHLDIWGSETTNEGASALKSYARLLFLNLALTRVNHLSIPPTTRCLNMSNCEIHSICAEDSEVSVPLENFIVSAATFGNIDKVFSSIQASSLTHLDLSSCKLSSLSFLEKMKNLEHLDLSYNIITDGAIEHIAKLGTNLQYLSLKNTGITSQALRILAGTVPNLTSLSLANTKIDDSALAYIGMIPLLRTIDLSQTSIKGFVHTEVNSEKLLSMSAFEHLKYLESINLEDTPLSAEVIPPLASFAALKYLYLKSDFLSDPALHALSAASNLIHLGFCGNILSSSGLLQFVPPATLCVLDLSGCWILTGDAISTFCKRHPTIELRHELMQEVQANLGGSQLRKPRRRRSPHVKAEVGNSFTGPSRLHDICFVDERIKYSKEEFMELQSLANPNSLMLGVWLPPELQRPK; this is encoded by the exons ATGGCGGCCGCCGCCTCCGGCTCCGCCACCGGCGGCGGGGCCCGGCTCGTGGACCGCTGCATCGACGCGGCAGCGCGCGGCCCCGCCACTGTGGAGGCCTGGCGCCGGCAGCGCCGCTCCCTGGAGCGCCTCCCGGCCCCGCTCGCCGACGCGCTCTTCCGCCGCCTCGCAGCGCGTCGCCTCCTCTTCCCCTCCCTCCTCGA GGTGTTTGGCCGGTCGGTGGAGGAGGTTGACCTGAGTGGATTTCTGTCCGTGGATTCTGAGTGGCTGGCGTACCTCGGCTCCTTCCGGTACCTGAGGGTCCTGAAGTTGGCGGACTGCAAGAACGTCGACAATGACGCTGTCTGGTCGCTCTCTG GAATGAACACATTAAAGGAGCTGGACTTGTCAAGATGCAAAAAGATCTCTGATGCTGGCATCAAACATATAGTGACCATTgaaagcttggagaagctgcaCTTATCTGAGACTGAATTGACGGACAATGGAGTGATGCTCATTTCTTCACTGACAAATCTAAGTTTCCTTGATCTGGGTGGAATTCTCATGACAGACAAAAGCCTAGAGTCTTTACAG GAATTGACAAGACTTGAGCATCTTGATATATGGGGTAGTGAAACTACAAATGAGGGAGCTTCTGCTCTGAAATCCTATGCAAGGCTGCTATTCTTGAATCTTGCGTTGACACGTGTCAACCATTTATCAATTCCTCCAACCACACGCTGTCTAAATATGAGCAACTGCGAAATTCATTCTATTTGTGCTGAGGATTCTGAAGTTTCTGTTCCTCTAGAAAACTTTATTGTCTCTGCAGCTACATTTGGCAATATTGATAAAGTATTTTCTAGCATCCAAGCAAGCTCACTGACACATTTGGACTTGTCTAGCTGCAAGTTAAGCAGCTTGTCTTTCTTGGAAAAGATGAAAAATCTAGAGCATCTGGACCTTAGCTACAACATAATAACTGATGGTGCAATTGAACATATTGCGAAGCTTGGAACAAACTTGCAATATTTGAGCCTCAAGAATACTGGAATAACTTCACAGGCACTACGTATTCTGGCAGGGACAGTTCCAAACCTCACCTCACTGTCTTTAGCTAATACAAAAATTGATGACTCTGCTCTAGCATATATTGGCATGATACCGTTGCTGCGAACGATAGATTTAAGCCAGACAAGTATCAAAG GTTTTGTTCACACTGAAGTAAATTCGGAGAAGTTGTTGTCTATGTCTGCATTTGAGCATCTCAAATATCTGGAAAGTATAAATTTGGAGGATACACCGCTATCAGCTGAAGTTATACCTCCCTTGGCATCCTTTGCAGCACTGAAATATTTGTACCTGAAAAGTGATTTCTTGTCTGATCCTGCCTTGCATGCGCTCTCTGCTGCCTCCAATTTGATCCACCTTGGGTTCTGCGGGAATATATTGTCGAGCTCGGGGCTTTTACAATTTGTACCCCCTGCCACACTCTGTGTGTTGGATTTAAGTGGCTGTTGGATCTTAACAGGCGATGCTATTTCAACATTCTGTAAGCGTCATCCTACGATTGAATTGAGGCATGAGCTCATGCAGGAAGTTCAGGCAAATCTTGGTGGTTCCCAACTTCGTAAACCTAGACGTAGACGATCACCACATGTGAAAGCAGAAGTTGGAAACAGTTTTACTGGCCCAAGTAGGCTACACGATATCTGTTTTGTAG ATGAAAGGATAAAATACAGCAAGGAGGAATTTATGGAGCTGCAAAGCCTTGCTAATCCAAATTCGTTAATGCTTGGTGTGTGGCTTCCACCAGAACTGCAAAGGCCCAAATGA
- the LOC136516306 gene encoding LOW QUALITY PROTEIN: endoglucanase 15-like (The sequence of the model RefSeq protein was modified relative to this genomic sequence to represent the inferred CDS: inserted 2 bases in 1 codon), whose translation MAMNVIALLGLLALASVVRTASGAGGHDYAAALKKTILYFETQRSGVLPPNQRVTWRGNSGLFDGKANGVDLVGGYYDAGDNVKFGLPMAFTVTMMSWGILEYGRQMAAAGELRNAMDAVKWGTDYFIKAHPEPEVLYGEVGDGDTDHSCWQRPEDMSTSRQAFRIDPQNPGSDLAGETAAAMAAASLVFRNTYPGYANLLLEHAKQLFQFADKYRGKYDASITVARNYYGSFSGYGDELLWAAAWLYEATEEGCYLEYLARNGDALGGTGWSINQFGWDVKYPGVQVLAAKFLLQGRAGAHAAALQRYRQNAEFFVCSCVGKGAVNVPRTPGGVMYHQRWNNLQFVTSASFLLTVYADYATALPGSGGAVRCPAGAARPFEILAFVRSQVNYILGDNPRGTSYMVGYGGSFPRQVHHRGASIVSVRTDPSFVSCQEGYSAWYPRQAGNPNVLEGAIVGGPDEYDDFADERNNYEQTEAATYNSAPLLGVLARLAGACGTGLEEFQAAANHTSSSPHDXYYRYSVAVTNRSRKTVRELHLGVSEFRGRLWGLDKARYGYVPPKWLPALRAGKSLRFVYVQHGTPANVWVTGYKLL comes from the exons ATGGCCATGAACGTGATTGCGCTACTTGGCCTCTTGGCACTTGCATCGGTGGTGAGGACGGCTTCCGGGGCCGGCGGCCATGACTACGCCGCGGCATTGAAGAAGACCATCCTCTACTTCGAGACGCAGCGGTCCGGCGTGCTCCCGCCCAACCAGAGGGTCACCTGGAGAGGGAACTCGGGTCTCTTCGACGGAAAGGCCAACGGA GTGGACCTCGTCGGAGGGTATTATGACGCAGGGGACAACGTGAAGTTCGGCCTGCCGATGGCGTTCACGGTGACCATGATGTCGTGGGGCATCCTGGAGTACGGCAGGCAGATGGCGGCGGCCGGGGAGCTGCGCAACGCCATGGACGCCGTCAAGTGGGGCACCGACTACTTCATCAAGGCCCACCCGGAGCCCGAGGTGCTGTACGGCGAGGTGGGCGACGGCGACACGGACCACAGCTGCTGGCAGCGGCCTGAGGACATGTCGACCAGCCGCCAGGCGTTCCGCATTGACCCCCAGAACCCCGGGTCCGACCTCGCCGGAGAGACCGCcgcggccatggccgccgcctccCTCGTGTTCCGCAACACCTACCCGGGCTACGCCAACCTGCTCCTTGAACATGCCAAACAG CTGTTCCAGTTCGCCGACAAGTACCGCGGCAAGTACGACGCCAGCATCACCGTCGCTCGCAACTACTACGGATCCTTCAGCGGATACGGG GACGAGCTTCTGTGGGCGGCGGCGTGGCTGTACGAGGCGACGGAGGAAGGGTGCTACCTCGAGTACCTGGCTCGCAACGGCGACGCTCTGGGCGGCACGGGCTGGTCCATCAACCAGTTCGGCTGGGACGTCAAGTACCCCGGCGTGCAGGTGCTGGCAGCCAAGTTCCTCCTGCAGGGCCGTGCCGGTGCGCACGCCGCGGCGCTGCAGCGGTACCGGCAGAACGCCGAGTTCTTCGTGTGCTCCTGCGTCGGCAAGGGCGCCGTGAACGTGCCGCGGACCCCGGGCGGCGTCATGTACCACCAGCGCTGGAACAACCTCCAGTTCGTCACCAGCGCGTCGTTCCTGCTGACGGTGTACGCGGACTACGCCACGGCGCTGCCCGGCTCCGGCGGCGCCGTGCGGTGCCCCGCGGGCGCCGCGCGGCCCTTCGAGATCCTCGCCTTCGTCAGGTCCCAGGTGAACTACATCCTGGGCGACAACCCGCGGGGCACCAGCTACATGGTCGGGTACGGCGGCAGCTTCCCGCGGCAGGTGCACCACCGCGGCGCCTCCATCGTGTCCGTCAGGACGGACCCGTCCTTCGTCAGCTGCCAGGAGGGGTACTCCGCCTGGTACCCGCGGCAGGCCGGCAACCCCAACGTCCTGGAGGGCGCCATCGTCGGCGGGCCCGACGAGTACGACGACTTCGCCGACGAGCGGAACAACTACGAGCAGACGGAGGCCGCCACCTACAACAGCGCGCCGCTGCTCGGCGTCCTCGCCCGCCTCGCCGGCGCCTGCGGCACCGGGCTCGAAGAGTTCCAGGCCGCCGCGAACCATACATCGTCGTCGCCGCACGA GTACTACCGCTACTCGGTGGCGGTGACCAACAGGTCGAGGAAGACCGTCCGGGAGCTCCACCTCGGCGTCTCGGAGTTCCGTGGCCGGCTCTGGGGCCTCGACAAGGCGCGGTACGGGTACGTGCCGCCCAAGTGGCTGCCGGCGTTGCGCGCTGGCAAGAGCCTCAGGTTCGTGTACGTTCAGCACGGGACGCCGGCCAACGTCTGGGTCACCGGCTACAAGCTACTCTGA